The proteins below are encoded in one region of Paralysiella testudinis:
- a CDS encoding Lrp/AsnC family transcriptional regulator: protein MSLSFLDKTDLKILQVLQENGRLTNVELSERVALSPSPCLRRLKQLEDAGIIRRYAALLEPANVALGLQAFIRVSVDKSNHSREEFAQVVHQWPQVLSCFALTGETDYMLHAFFADMNAFSGFVLDILLAHPGVQDAKSSFVLKEIKNTTALPLDHLQAE, encoded by the coding sequence ATGTCATTGAGTTTTTTGGATAAAACCGATTTAAAAATTTTGCAGGTATTGCAGGAAAACGGCCGCCTCACCAATGTAGAATTATCCGAACGTGTGGCCTTGTCGCCCTCGCCCTGTTTGCGCCGCCTCAAACAATTGGAAGACGCCGGCATTATCCGCCGCTATGCCGCGCTGTTGGAGCCAGCGAATGTGGCTTTGGGCTTGCAGGCCTTTATCCGCGTGTCGGTAGACAAAAGCAATCATTCACGCGAAGAATTTGCCCAGGTGGTGCACCAATGGCCGCAGGTGCTCAGCTGCTTTGCCCTCACCGGCGAAACCGATTATATGCTGCACGCTTTTTTTGCCGATATGAACGCGTTTTCCGGCTTTGTGCTCGACATCTTGCTGGCACATCCGGGCGTGCAAGACGCCAAATCCAGCTTTGTGTTAAAAGAAATCAAAAACACCACTGCCCTGCCGCTGGATCATTTGCAAGCCGAATAA
- a CDS encoding GntP family permease, producing the protein MKDLVLMWQLSASQLLLLAAVAVGFLLLLIMKFRVHAFIALMVVSILTALAAGIPPHRMSEALSSGFNSTIGSVALLVSLGAMLGRMLEISGGAQVLTDALIKRFGEQRAPLALGVASLLVGFPIFFDAGVVVMLPIIFATARRAGGSLLRYAMPSVIAFSAMHVFVPPHPGAVAASGLLGANVGLVMVLGLLVALPVWYLVGMVFGQYVAKKYQIAVPEFLHKGSEELKEFASNPRLGVVVLLLLLPFLLIAFNTGLNMYAATTADSKAFLAQPLVGVLRFVGETPIALLLSVLAGMLLLGWHSGKPAKLVEKVLDSALAPIFSVILITGAGGMFGGVLRATGIGNAVADSFQHMGLPIIVAGFLISCLVRVAQGSATVALITTAALVQPAVMGNLDYNSVQVAAIVLALAAGSVFASHVNDSGFWLVSRFFNLDMKTTLKTWTVAQALMAVIGFIGAYAIYLLAS; encoded by the coding sequence ATGAAAGATTTGGTGTTGATGTGGCAGCTCAGTGCATCACAATTGCTGTTGCTGGCGGCGGTGGCGGTGGGTTTTTTGCTGCTGCTGATTATGAAGTTCCGCGTGCATGCATTTATTGCACTGATGGTGGTGAGCATCCTCACCGCGCTGGCGGCCGGTATTCCGCCGCACCGCATGAGCGAAGCGCTGTCGAGCGGGTTTAACAGCACCATCGGCTCGGTGGCTTTATTGGTGAGCTTGGGTGCCATGCTCGGGCGTATGCTGGAAATTTCCGGCGGCGCACAAGTGCTTACCGATGCGCTAATCAAGCGTTTTGGCGAGCAACGCGCGCCACTGGCCTTGGGTGTGGCTTCTTTGCTGGTAGGCTTCCCGATTTTTTTTGACGCCGGTGTGGTGGTGATGCTGCCGATTATTTTCGCCACCGCCCGCCGTGCCGGTGGCTCGCTGTTGCGCTATGCTATGCCTTCGGTGATTGCCTTCTCGGCCATGCACGTGTTTGTGCCGCCGCATCCGGGCGCGGTGGCCGCTTCCGGCTTGCTGGGCGCCAATGTGGGCTTGGTGATGGTGTTGGGTTTGTTGGTGGCTTTGCCGGTGTGGTATTTGGTGGGCATGGTGTTTGGCCAATATGTGGCCAAAAAATACCAGATTGCGGTGCCGGAATTTTTGCATAAAGGCAGCGAAGAATTAAAAGAATTTGCTTCCAATCCGCGCTTGGGTGTGGTGGTGCTGCTGCTGTTGCTGCCGTTTTTGCTGATTGCCTTTAATACCGGCCTGAATATGTATGCCGCCACCACCGCCGATAGCAAAGCCTTTTTGGCGCAGCCTTTGGTGGGCGTGTTGCGCTTTGTGGGTGAAACGCCGATTGCCTTGTTGCTGTCGGTATTGGCAGGTATGTTGCTGCTGGGCTGGCACAGCGGCAAACCGGCCAAATTGGTGGAAAAAGTGCTCGATTCGGCGCTGGCACCGATTTTCTCGGTGATTCTGATTACCGGTGCGGGCGGTATGTTTGGCGGTGTATTGCGTGCCACCGGCATCGGCAATGCGGTGGCCGATTCCTTCCAACACATGGGCTTGCCGATTATTGTGGCCGGTTTTCTGATTAGCTGCTTGGTGCGCGTGGCGCAAGGCTCGGCCACGGTGGCGCTGATTACCACCGCCGCGCTGGTGCAACCGGCGGTAATGGGCAATTTGGATTACAACAGCGTGCAGGTAGCCGCGATTGTATTGGCGCTGGCGGCAGGCTCGGTATTTGCCTCGCATGTAAACGACTCCGGCTTTTGGCTGGTGAGCCGCTTCTTTAATCTGGACATGAAAACCACCCTCAAAACCTGGACCGTGGCGCAAGCGCTGATGGCGGTGATTGGTTTTATCGGTGCCTATGCGATTTATTTATTGGCTTCGTAA
- a CDS encoding MFS transporter gives MSAAPEHAAVFEPHLPLSLLLTAAITGALAFLQVYSIQSVLPVLMRDLGIDAVTAGTTVGATVLAVALMSPFMGMLSDALGRRGLIIASVFFLALPTAAMFWTHDIGQLWWLRFLQGLAVPGITVVLIAYIGEEFSGANRVRLMSFYVSGTVLGGFLGRFLMGYLDEWIGWRAGFLVMAALSVGGGVLVWRHLPPSRRFVARPQMSNAAKTLWRHLHNRHVLSACALGFCVLFSLLGCFTYINLHLAASPYYLNSAQLADIFAVYLIGMVITPLAGRLIMRFGANRTVLLAVALSVFGVLLSLSTPLWLIVLALAMMSTGVFITQSATINYIAQHVEEGRSLASGLYYMAYYAGGFAGTWLCGIAYAHAGWPNTVSTLIAAQVLAMVIAGVLMVKKRQLKFSGSL, from the coding sequence ATGAGTGCTGCCCCAGAACACGCCGCCGTATTCGAACCACACCTGCCCTTAAGCCTGTTGCTCACCGCCGCCATCACCGGCGCCTTGGCGTTTTTGCAGGTGTATTCGATTCAGTCGGTGTTGCCGGTATTGATGCGGGATTTGGGCATCGATGCGGTAACGGCCGGCACCACCGTGGGTGCCACGGTGCTGGCGGTAGCGTTGATGTCGCCGTTTATGGGCATGTTGTCGGATGCACTGGGGCGGCGCGGGCTGATTATTGCCTCAGTGTTTTTTTTGGCCTTGCCCACCGCCGCGATGTTTTGGACGCATGATATCGGCCAGCTGTGGTGGCTGCGTTTTTTGCAAGGCTTGGCAGTGCCGGGGATTACGGTGGTGCTGATTGCCTATATCGGCGAAGAATTTAGCGGTGCCAACCGCGTGCGGCTGATGTCGTTTTATGTGTCCGGCACGGTGTTGGGCGGCTTTTTGGGTCGCTTTTTGATGGGCTATCTGGATGAATGGATAGGCTGGCGCGCGGGGTTTTTGGTGATGGCGGCGTTAAGCGTGGGCGGTGGCGTGTTGGTGTGGCGCCATTTGCCGCCATCGCGCCGCTTTGTGGCGCGGCCGCAAATGTCTAATGCTGCAAAAACGCTGTGGCGGCATCTACACAACCGCCATGTGCTGTCGGCCTGCGCCTTGGGCTTTTGCGTGCTGTTTTCGCTGCTGGGTTGTTTTACCTATATCAACCTGCATTTGGCCGCCAGCCCTTATTATTTGAACAGCGCCCAGCTGGCAGATATTTTTGCCGTGTATTTAATCGGCATGGTGATTACGCCCTTGGCCGGGCGGCTGATTATGCGCTTTGGCGCCAACCGCACTGTATTGTTGGCGGTGGCCTTATCGGTGTTTGGCGTGTTGCTAAGCCTGAGCACGCCGCTGTGGCTGATTGTACTGGCGCTGGCAATGATGTCTACCGGTGTGTTTATTACCCAGTCGGCCACCATCAACTACATTGCCCAGCATGTGGAAGAAGGGCGCTCGCTGGCTTCGGGGCTGTATTACATGGCCTATTACGCCGGTGGCTTTGCCGGAACTTGGCTGTGCGGCATTGCCTATGCGCATGCGGGCTGGCCCAATACGGTGAGTACCTTGATAGCAGCGCAGGTGCTGGCGATGGTGATTGCCGGGGTGCTGATGGTGAAAAAACGCCAGCTTAAATTTTCAGGCAGCCTTTGA
- a CDS encoding DNA-3-methyladenine glycosylase I, with protein sequence MSYCDFANALPANTDNPNKHYHDHQYGFPIADDNALFGRLLLEINQAGLSWTLMLKKQAYFQAAYAGFDIAEVAAFDEADRARLLADAGIVRNRLKVNAAIHNAQQILHLQQQYGSFKAWLDAHHPRALPEWVKLFKKQFKFVGGEIVNEFLMSTGYLPGAHSPDCPVYAQVAAANPPWRQG encoded by the coding sequence ATGAGCTATTGCGATTTTGCCAATGCGCTGCCGGCTAACACCGACAACCCCAATAAGCATTACCACGACCACCAGTACGGCTTTCCGATTGCCGATGATAATGCCCTGTTTGGGCGGCTGCTGTTGGAAATCAACCAGGCCGGTTTAAGCTGGACCTTGATGCTTAAAAAACAAGCTTATTTTCAGGCAGCCTATGCCGGTTTTGATATCGCCGAAGTGGCCGCCTTTGATGAGGCCGACCGCGCTCGCCTGCTGGCCGATGCCGGTATTGTGCGCAACCGCTTAAAAGTAAACGCCGCCATCCACAATGCGCAGCAGATTTTGCACTTGCAACAACAATACGGCAGCTTTAAAGCCTGGCTTGATGCCCACCACCCGCGCGCGTTGCCGGAATGGGTGAAGCTGTTTAAAAAACAATTCAAATTTGTGGGCGGCGAGATTGTGAATGAATTTTTGATGAGCACAGGCTACCTGCCCGGTGCGCACAGCCCCGATTGCCCGGTGTATGCACAGGTGGCGGCTGCTAATCCGCCGTGGCGGCAAGGTTAA
- a CDS encoding gluconokinase — protein MSANTQPSIILMGVQGSGKSEVGAALAALLHIDFIDGDDLHPAANKEKMRSGHALNDEDRLPWLKTIGQRTREAAAAGKPVIIACSALKRWYREVIRHEAADVVFVHLHGDYALIEARLQKRSHEYMPTTLLGSQFDTLEPLAAWEAGVVVDINPPITAVAAAAGEWYQNQL, from the coding sequence ATGAGTGCAAACACACAGCCATCGATTATCTTGATGGGCGTACAAGGATCGGGAAAATCGGAAGTAGGCGCGGCTTTGGCGGCCTTGTTGCACATCGATTTTATCGACGGCGACGATTTGCATCCGGCGGCCAATAAGGAAAAAATGCGCTCCGGCCATGCGCTGAACGACGAAGACCGCCTGCCGTGGCTGAAAACCATCGGCCAGCGCACCCGCGAAGCCGCAGCCGCAGGCAAGCCGGTGATTATCGCCTGCAGCGCCTTAAAGCGCTGGTATCGCGAAGTCATCCGTCATGAGGCCGCCGATGTGGTGTTTGTGCATTTGCATGGCGACTATGCGCTGATTGAAGCGCGCCTGCAAAAACGCAGTCACGAATACATGCCCACCACCTTGCTGGGCAGCCAATTCGACACTTTAGAGCCGCTGGCGGCATGGGAAGCCGGGGTGGTGGTGGACATCAATCCGCCGATTACCGCCGTAGCGGCGGCGGCGGGTGAGTGGTATCAAAACCAGCTTTGA
- a CDS encoding GDSL-type esterase/lipase family protein gives MKHSINRRHFLRLSLAVAATGALTACGGGRKSHSNIARGSTVLALGDSLTAGYGAGADAAYPAVLSHSSGWQVVNGGVSGDTSAQALARLPALMQQNPKLVLVSIGGNDFLRRLPESETRANIRRIVATVQAAGVPVVLVAVPYFTTGALFGRLSDHPLYAELAQELNIPLLAGVWAEILGDPKLKSDQIHANAQGYRVFAEKMWAFLRQQGFAA, from the coding sequence ATGAAACACAGCATTAACCGCCGCCATTTTTTACGCCTAAGCTTGGCCGTGGCCGCCACTGGAGCGCTCACGGCTTGCGGCGGCGGGCGCAAAAGCCACAGCAACATCGCCCGCGGTAGCACCGTATTGGCCTTGGGCGATTCGCTTACCGCCGGTTACGGTGCCGGTGCCGATGCCGCTTATCCGGCGGTGCTCTCGCACAGCAGCGGCTGGCAAGTGGTGAATGGCGGCGTATCGGGCGATACCTCGGCGCAAGCCTTGGCACGCCTGCCCGCGCTGATGCAGCAAAATCCCAAACTGGTGTTGGTGAGCATCGGCGGCAATGATTTTTTACGCAGGCTGCCTGAAAGCGAAACCCGCGCCAATATCCGCCGCATTGTGGCCACCGTACAAGCCGCCGGGGTGCCGGTGGTGTTGGTGGCGGTGCCGTATTTCACCACCGGCGCGCTGTTTGGCCGCCTAAGCGACCACCCGCTGTATGCCGAATTGGCACAAGAATTAAACATTCCCTTGCTGGCTGGTGTGTGGGCGGAAATTTTGGGCGACCCAAAATTGAAATCCGACCAAATCCACGCCAATGCCCAAGGCTATCGTGTGTTTGCAGAGAAAATGTGGGCGTTTTTGCGCCAGCAAGGGTTTGCGGCCTAA
- a CDS encoding pseudouridine synthase, which yields MQLLKYLQAQGLGSRKQCQWLIEHNCVAINGQLHKQVKAEIDLTAVATLHIDGEPVVAVPLPYFYILLHKPVDYETSHKPKSYPSVFSLFPDHMRNIAMQAIGRLDADTTGVLLITNDGQFNHRMTSPKHKVAKLYQVGLKHAADADLCTQLCNGVLLHDDNETVHAAAAELADHHTLLLTITEGKYHQVKRMVAAAGNRVESLHRLRFGTWECADLAPGQWHFIQPDHTTATP from the coding sequence ATGCAACTACTTAAATACCTGCAAGCCCAAGGCTTGGGCAGCCGCAAACAATGCCAATGGCTAATTGAGCACAACTGCGTGGCCATCAACGGCCAGCTGCACAAGCAAGTCAAAGCCGAGATTGATCTCACCGCCGTGGCCACGCTGCACATCGATGGCGAGCCGGTGGTGGCGGTGCCGCTGCCCTATTTCTATATTCTGCTGCACAAACCGGTCGATTACGAAACCTCGCATAAGCCCAAAAGCTACCCCAGCGTATTCAGCCTGTTTCCCGACCACATGCGCAACATCGCCATGCAGGCCATCGGCCGCTTGGACGCCGACACCACCGGCGTGTTGCTGATCACCAACGACGGCCAGTTCAACCACCGCATGACCTCGCCCAAACACAAAGTGGCCAAGTTATATCAGGTGGGCTTAAAACACGCCGCCGATGCCGATTTGTGCACACAACTGTGCAATGGCGTGCTGCTGCACGACGACAACGAAACCGTACACGCTGCCGCCGCCGAGCTGGCCGACCACCACACCCTGCTGCTCACCATTACCGAAGGCAAATACCATCAAGTCAAACGCATGGTGGCCGCCGCCGGCAACCGTGTAGAAAGCCTGCACCGCCTGCGCTTTGGTACATGGGAATGCGCTGACTTGGCGCCCGGCCAATGGCATTTTATCCAACCCGATCACACCACCGCCACACCATGA
- a CDS encoding aspartate/glutamate racemase family protein, with product MKTLGLIGGMSAESTVLYYQIINREINRRLGGNHSARLVMHSVDFEEIVCLQRAGNWAGAAAHLAACARQLQQIGAEALVLCTNTMHKVAPALSEAAGIPLLHVVDATAAAIRAQGLQQVALLGTRFTMSDGFYAERMAEHGITVLVPEAAVQDKLHQIIFEQLCVGRIEPEAKAVYQQAIADLAAQGAQGVILGCTEICLLIQPADTALPVFDSTELHALAAVDFALAGV from the coding sequence ATGAAAACCCTCGGTTTAATCGGCGGCATGAGTGCCGAGAGCACGGTGCTGTACTACCAAATCATCAACCGCGAAATCAACCGCCGCTTAGGCGGCAACCACAGCGCGCGGCTGGTGATGCACAGCGTGGATTTTGAAGAAATCGTGTGTCTGCAACGCGCGGGCAATTGGGCTGGTGCCGCCGCGCATCTGGCCGCTTGCGCACGCCAATTGCAGCAAATCGGTGCCGAAGCGTTGGTGTTGTGCACCAACACCATGCACAAAGTGGCGCCGGCGCTAAGTGAAGCGGCCGGTATTCCTTTATTGCACGTGGTGGACGCCACCGCAGCGGCCATTCGCGCGCAAGGTTTGCAGCAAGTGGCGTTGCTGGGCACCCGTTTTACCATGAGCGACGGCTTTTACGCCGAACGCATGGCCGAGCACGGCATCACCGTGTTGGTGCCCGAAGCGGCGGTGCAAGACAAACTACACCAAATTATTTTTGAGCAACTGTGTGTTGGCCGCATCGAGCCTGAAGCCAAGGCGGTTTACCAGCAAGCCATTGCCGATTTGGCCGCGCAGGGCGCGCAAGGGGTGATTTTGGGTTGCACCGAAATTTGCCTGCTGATTCAGCCTGCGGATACTGCATTGCCGGTGTTCGACAGCACCGAGCTGCATGCACTGGCGGCGGTGGATTTCGCCCTAGCCGGGGTGTGA
- a CDS encoding DUF1415 domain-containing protein codes for MSQPVPSDQTCINATRIWLEQAVIGLNLCPFAKAPYIKNQVRFAVSHARHLDSFLETLDQELQLLAASDANEIETTLLIEPMLFADFLLFNDMLDLAEAAVHDNNLDGIIQIAPFHPQFQFADTAADDMGNHTNRSPYPTLHLIREDSIAKATAAIADPAVIFEHNIALLHQMGRQGWEALAIPTDPRLPE; via the coding sequence ATGTCCCAGCCCGTGCCATCCGACCAAACCTGCATCAATGCCACCCGCATCTGGCTGGAACAAGCCGTGATCGGGCTGAATCTGTGCCCATTTGCCAAAGCGCCCTACATCAAAAACCAGGTGCGTTTTGCCGTCAGCCATGCCCGCCATCTGGATAGCTTTTTGGAAACACTGGATCAGGAATTGCAGCTTTTGGCCGCCAGCGATGCCAACGAAATCGAAACCACATTGCTGATTGAGCCCATGCTGTTTGCCGATTTTTTACTGTTTAACGACATGTTGGACTTGGCCGAAGCCGCCGTGCACGACAATAATCTGGACGGCATTATTCAAATCGCTCCGTTTCACCCGCAATTCCAATTTGCCGACACCGCCGCCGATGATATGGGCAACCACACCAACCGCAGCCCCTACCCCACGCTGCATTTAATCCGCGAAGACAGCATTGCCAAGGCCACCGCCGCCATTGCCGACCCTGCTGTTATTTTCGAGCACAATATCGCCTTATTGCACCAAATGGGGCGCCAAGGTTGGGAAGCACTGGCCATCCCCACCGATCCCAGGCTGCCTGAATGA
- a CDS encoding sodium:proton antiporter, with protein sequence MRTPAVFSALLFLFLPTLALAADPNANDLSLLWGLPFALILLSIALCPLLMGHIWHHHFGKITAFWTVLFLLPYTIAFGLEASVHTVAHALIEEYIPFILLLLALYTISGGILVWGNLHGSPKTNTILLAIGTALASIMGTTGAAMLLIRPLLKANDNRKHKVHVVVFFIFLVANIGGGLTPLGDPPLFLGFLKGVSFGWTLQHMLLPVLISAVILLVLFYLLDSFLYKQEDEILPYDPTPDSKLKIYGKFNFILLGGVVASVLMSGIWQSEIRFYVLGNLVYLQTVVRDVLLIALALLSLKLTPKQVRAGNEFNWDPMLEVGKLFLGIFITISPVIAILKAGEAGHFKALIQLVHDTEGQPINAMYFWMTGMLSAFLDNAPTYLVFFNMAGGDPHVLMTGMQNTLLAVSMGSVFMGALSYIGNAPNFMVKSIAEQRRVKMPSFFGYMAWSFGILAPLFMLHTLIFFW encoded by the coding sequence ATGCGCACCCCAGCAGTATTTTCGGCCTTGCTGTTCTTGTTTCTGCCCACACTGGCCTTGGCTGCCGACCCCAATGCCAACGACTTAAGCCTGCTGTGGGGCTTGCCCTTTGCCTTGATTTTACTCTCCATTGCCTTATGCCCTTTGTTGATGGGCCATATTTGGCACCACCATTTCGGCAAAATCACCGCTTTTTGGACCGTATTGTTTTTGCTGCCCTACACCATTGCTTTTGGCTTGGAGGCCAGCGTCCACACCGTGGCACATGCGCTGATTGAAGAATACATTCCGTTTATTTTATTGCTGCTGGCACTGTACACCATTTCCGGTGGCATTCTGGTGTGGGGCAATTTGCACGGCAGCCCCAAAACCAACACCATTTTGCTGGCCATCGGCACCGCCTTGGCTTCGATTATGGGCACCACCGGCGCGGCCATGTTGTTAATCCGCCCCTTGCTCAAAGCCAACGACAACCGCAAGCACAAAGTGCATGTGGTGGTGTTTTTTATTTTTCTGGTCGCCAATATCGGTGGCGGCCTCACCCCTTTGGGCGACCCGCCACTGTTTCTGGGTTTCTTGAAAGGCGTAAGCTTTGGCTGGACTTTGCAACATATGCTGTTGCCGGTGCTGATTAGTGCGGTGATTTTGCTCGTGCTGTTTTATCTGTTGGACAGCTTTTTATACAAACAAGAAGACGAAATCCTGCCGTACGACCCCACGCCCGATTCCAAACTCAAAATCTACGGTAAATTCAACTTTATCCTGCTGGGCGGCGTGGTGGCCAGTGTGTTGATGTCGGGCATTTGGCAATCTGAAATCCGCTTTTATGTTTTGGGCAATCTGGTTTATTTACAAACCGTTGTGCGTGATGTATTGCTAATTGCGCTGGCACTGCTGTCGCTCAAGCTCACCCCCAAGCAAGTGCGTGCGGGCAATGAATTCAACTGGGATCCGATGCTGGAAGTGGGCAAATTGTTTTTGGGCATTTTTATCACCATCAGCCCGGTAATCGCCATTCTGAAAGCCGGTGAAGCCGGCCACTTCAAAGCATTGATTCAATTGGTACACGATACCGAAGGCCAGCCCATCAATGCCATGTACTTCTGGATGACCGGCATGCTGTCGGCCTTCTTGGACAACGCGCCCACCTATCTGGTGTTTTTCAATATGGCTGGCGGCGACCCGCATGTACTGATGACCGGCATGCAAAATACCTTGCTGGCCGTGTCGATGGGCTCGGTGTTTATGGGTGCTTTAAGCTATATCGGCAATGCGCCTAACTTTATGGTGAAATCCATTGCCGAGCAGCGCCGCGTGAAAATGCCCAGTTTCTTCGGTTATATGGCGTGGTCGTTTGGGATTTTGGCACCGCTGTTTATGCTGCATACACTGATTTTCTTCTGGTAA
- the gcvH gene encoding glycine cleavage system protein GcvH → MENTMSNIPAELKYVSSHEWLRTEADGTITVGITEHAQELLGDIVFVELPEVGTTLSADEQAGVVESVKAASDVYAPIEGEIVAVNQALVDAPETANSDPYGDGWFFRIKPANAADLDGLLSAEQYAAEIG, encoded by the coding sequence ATGGAGAACACCATGAGCAATATCCCCGCCGAGCTGAAATACGTATCCAGCCACGAATGGCTGCGCACCGAAGCCGATGGCACCATCACCGTGGGCATTACCGAACACGCCCAAGAGCTGCTGGGCGACATCGTCTTTGTAGAGCTGCCCGAAGTGGGCACCACCCTGTCTGCCGATGAGCAAGCAGGTGTGGTGGAGTCGGTGAAAGCCGCTTCCGATGTTTATGCACCGATTGAAGGCGAAATCGTGGCCGTTAACCAAGCTTTGGTAGACGCACCGGAAACCGCCAACAGCGACCCCTACGGCGACGGCTGGTTTTTCCGCATCAAACCGGCCAATGCCGCCGATTTGGACGGCTTGCTGAGCGCCGAACAATACGCCGCTGAAATCGGCTAA
- a CDS encoding YbaN family protein, with amino-acid sequence MNHAWRLLLLAIGVCSLALGIAGIFLPVLPTTPFVLLAAACAAKASPRFHRWLHQHTTFGPMVRNWEQKRAIPRKAKWLSSGMMAASVLLLLWRLPQYPWLIAAVAVVCLSVAVWLWRLPDA; translated from the coding sequence ATGAACCACGCTTGGCGGCTGTTGCTGCTGGCTATTGGCGTATGTTCTCTGGCGCTGGGCATTGCCGGTATTTTTCTGCCCGTTCTGCCCACCACCCCGTTTGTGCTGCTGGCCGCCGCCTGCGCCGCCAAGGCTTCGCCGCGTTTTCACCGCTGGCTGCATCAACACACCACCTTCGGCCCAATGGTGCGCAATTGGGAACAAAAACGCGCCATACCGCGCAAGGCCAAATGGCTGTCTAGCGGCATGATGGCGGCATCGGTATTGCTGCTGCTGTGGCGGCTGCCGCAATACCCGTGGCTGATTGCCGCCGTGGCGGTGGTGTGCCTCAGCGTTGCCGTTTGGTTGTGGCGGCTGCCGGATGCTTGA
- the gcvT gene encoding glycine cleavage system aminomethyltransferase GcvT: MTEPKHTPFYPAHVAAGGKMVDFAGWNLPIHYGSQIKEHEAVRTDAGMFDVSHMLVSDVVGDNARAWLQKLLANDVAKLGFVGKALYSPMLNEAGGVMDDLIVYRMNEAETAYRIVSNAATRDKDLAQFNKIGAEFGVSITPRYDLAMLAVQGPQAIAKLKQVKTDWADTLDELKVFQGSDRGGDWFVARTGYTGEDGVEVILPGDQAEAFFRQLQAAGVLPTGLGARDTLRMEAGMNLYGHDMDDDISPLEAGMAWTVDFKDEGRDFIGRAALVQQKADGVAVKQVGLLLESRGVLREGMEVVIPGVGTGVITSGTFSPSLKQSIAIARVPKATEAVAQVDIRGTLTDVRVLKLPFVRNGQKQFD, from the coding sequence ATGACCGAACCCAAACACACCCCATTCTATCCGGCCCATGTGGCCGCCGGCGGCAAAATGGTTGACTTTGCCGGCTGGAATCTGCCGATTCATTACGGCTCCCAAATTAAAGAACACGAAGCGGTGCGCACCGATGCCGGTATGTTCGATGTATCGCACATGCTGGTGAGCGATGTGGTGGGCGACAACGCCCGCGCTTGGCTGCAAAAGCTGCTGGCCAACGATGTGGCCAAGCTGGGCTTTGTGGGCAAAGCGCTGTATTCGCCCATGCTCAACGAAGCGGGCGGCGTGATGGACGACTTGATTGTTTACCGCATGAACGAAGCCGAAACCGCCTACCGCATTGTGTCCAATGCCGCCACCCGCGATAAAGACTTGGCGCAGTTTAATAAAATCGGTGCCGAATTCGGCGTAAGCATCACCCCGCGCTACGACTTGGCCATGCTGGCGGTGCAAGGCCCGCAGGCGATTGCCAAATTAAAGCAAGTGAAAACCGATTGGGCAGACACACTTGACGAGCTTAAAGTGTTTCAAGGCTCCGATCGCGGCGGCGACTGGTTTGTGGCGCGCACCGGCTACACCGGCGAAGACGGCGTAGAAGTGATTTTGCCCGGTGACCAAGCCGAAGCGTTTTTCCGGCAATTGCAGGCCGCGGGCGTGTTGCCCACCGGTTTGGGTGCGCGCGACACCTTGCGCATGGAAGCGGGCATGAATTTGTACGGCCACGATATGGACGACGACATTTCCCCGCTGGAAGCCGGCATGGCGTGGACGGTAGACTTTAAAGACGAAGGCCGCGACTTTATCGGCCGTGCCGCACTGGTGCAGCAAAAAGCCGACGGTGTGGCGGTAAAACAAGTGGGCTTGCTGCTGGAAAGCCGCGGCGTGTTGCGCGAAGGCATGGAAGTGGTGATTCCGGGCGTGGGCACCGGCGTGATTACCAGCGGCACCTTTTCGCCCAGCCTCAAGCAATCCATCGCCATCGCCCGCGTGCCCAAAGCCACCGAAGCCGTGGCGCAAGTGGACATTCGCGGCACCCTCACCGATGTGCGCGTGCTGAAGCTGCCTTTTGTGCGCAACGGCCAAAAACAATTTGATTAA